A window from Sebastes fasciatus isolate fSebFas1 chromosome 22, fSebFas1.pri, whole genome shotgun sequence encodes these proteins:
- the plod3 gene encoding multifunctional procollagen lysine hydroxylase and glycosyltransferase LH3: MSSGGLLCLLALNFFYSFLSADQRRLSPDNLLVITAATEETDGFNRFMRTAREFNYTVKVLGLGEEWKGGDVARTVGGGQKVRWLKRELLKHSDNKDMVVMFVDSYDVIFASGPEELLSKFSRLGHRVVFSAEGFCWPDQRLASRYPEVHSGKRYLNSGGFIGFASDLSTIVQQWKYKDNDDDQLFYTKIYLDKTQRAKFNMTLDHRSRIFQNLNGAVDEVVLKFERAKVRARNVAYDTLPVIIHGNGPTKLQLNYLGNYVPTAWTFENGCGICDDDLLFFNDAPDEELPLVYIAVFIEHATPFMEEFLDRLTTLSYPPERIRLFIHNNVVYHERHIQRFWDGHRALFPDALLVGPEENLQENKARAMAVEACKKNPECDYYFSIDSDVALTNPDTLRILIEENKSVIAPMLSKHGKLWSNFWGALSPEGFYSRSEDYIEIVQGKRIGLWNVPYISQAYLIKGSMLRSKLSQVSLYVEEGMDPDMVFCRSIRDQGIFMFVSNRDEFGRLVASTNFNTSRLHPDMWQIFDNPVDWKEKYISENYSKIFEDEKSFVEQPCPDVYWFPAFSEKMCDHLVETMEHNGEWSGGSHKDERLTGGYENVPTVDIHMNQIGFEKEWLKFLKEYISPITEKLYPGYYPKAQAIMNFVVRYRPDEQPSLRPHHDSSTFTINIALNSKDVDYEGGGCRFLRYDCQVESPRKGWSFMHPGRLTHYHEGLPTTRGTRYIMVSFVDP; this comes from the exons ATAACCTGTTGGTGATCACCGCGGCAACGGAGGAGACTGACGGCTTCAACCGCTTCATGAGGACGGCCAGAGAGTTCAACTACACTGtgaag GTGCTGGGTCTGGGGGAGGAGTGGAAGGGGGGTGACGTGGCTCGGACGGTGGGTGGAGGTCAGAAGGTCAGATGGTTGAAGAGGGAGCTGCTCAAACACTCTGACAACAAGGACATGGTCGTCATGTTCGTGGACAG ttATGACGTGATCTTTGCGTCCGGTCCAGAGGAGCTGCTGTCCAAGTTCTCCCGTCTGGGTCACAGAGTGGTTTTCTCAGCCGAGGGCTTCTGCTGGCCCGACCAGAGGCTGGCCTCCAGATACCCTGAGGTGCATTCTGGGAAACGCTACCTCAACTCAGGAG GGTTCATCGGCTTCGCCTCAGACCTCAGTACCATCGTCCAGCAGTGGAAGTACAAAGACAACGATGATGACCAGCTGTTCTACACCAAAATCTACCTGGACAAGACTCAGAGG GCCAAGTTCAACATGACTCTCGACCATCGCTCCCGAATCTTCCAAAATCTGAACGGAGCTGttg ATGAGGTGGTCTTGAAGTTTGAGAGGGCAAAGGTCAGAGCGAGGAACGTTGCCTACGACACACTTCCTGTCATCATCCATGGCAACGGCCCCACCAAG ctgcagctgaaCTACCTGGGGAACTACGTCCCCACGGCGTGGACCTTTGAGAACGGCTGTGGGATCTGTGATGACGACCTGCTGTTCTTCAACGATGCTCCT gacgAGGAGCTGCCGCTGGTGTACATCGCCGTGTTTATCGAACACGCCACTCCCTTCATGGAGGAGTTCTTGGACCGACTGACGACGCTCAGCTACCCGCCGGAGAGGATCCGCCTCTTCATCCACAATAAC GTGGTGTACCACGAGCGTCACATCCAGAGGTTCTGGGACGGTCACAGAGCTCTGTTCCCCGACGCCCTGCTGGTGGGACCGGAGGAGAACCTGCAGGAGAACAAGGCCAGAGCCATGGCTGT TGAGGCGTGTAAGAAGAATCCAGAGTGTGATTACTACTTCAGCATCGACTCCGACGTGGCCTTGACGAATCCCGACACACTGAGGATACTAATCGAGGAAAACAA gTCAGTTATAGCTCCCATGTTGTCCAAACATGGGAAGCTGTGGAGTAACTTCTGGGGCGCTCTGAGTCCTGAAGGGTTCTACTCCAGATCTGAAGACTACATTGAGATCGTCCAGGGAAAGAGgat cgGCCTGTGGAACGTGCCCTACATCAGTCAGGCCTACCTGATCAAAGGCAGCATGCTGCGGTCCAAACTGTCCCAGGTGAGCCTGTACGTGGAAGAGGGAATGGACCCCGACATGGTGTTCTGCCGGAGCATCAGAGACCAG GGAATCTTCATGTTCGTGTCAAACCGCGACGAGTTTGGTCGTCTGGTGGCGTCGACCAACTTCAACACGTCCAGGCTACACCCGGACATGTGGCAGATCTTCGACAACCCTGTG GACTGGAAGGAGAAGTACATCAGTGAGAACTACTCCAAGATCTTTGAAGATGAGAAGAGCTTCGTGGAGCAG ccctgtCCAGATGTTTACTGGTTTCCAGCTTTCTCAGAGAAGATGTGTGATCATCTGGTGGAGACCATGGAGCACAATGGCGAATGGTCTGGAGGATCACACAAG GACGAGCGTTTGACGGGTGGTTAtgaaaatgtccccactgtggaTATCCACATGAACCAGATCGGATTTGAGAAAGAGTGGCTGAAATTCCTCAAAGAGTACATCTCCCCCATCACCGAGAAACTCTACCCCGGCTATTACCCCAAG GCCCAGGCCATTATGAACTTTGTGGTGCGTTACCGTCCTGATGAGCAGCCGTCTCTGCGGCCGCATCACGACTCCTCCACCTTCACCATCAACATCGCCCTGAACAGCAAGGACGTCGACTACGAG GGTGGAGGCTGCAGGTTCCTGCGTTATGACTGCCAGGTGGAGTCTCCCAGGAAGGGCTGGTCCTTCATGCACCCCGGCCGCCTGACGCACTACCACGAGGGTCTGCCCACCACCAGAGGGACCAGATACATCATGGTGTCCTTCGTAGACCCCTAG